A genomic segment from Kyrpidia tusciae DSM 2912 encodes:
- a CDS encoding metallophosphoesterase family protein, with translation MDRLKLVHCADLHLDSPFIGLEGEDSALQDRLYKATFDSFSRIVDVCLREKADALMVGGDVYDRETRSLRAQLRFRDELARLSQAHIPVFVIHGNHDPLSGWSHRLTWPEGVHVFGPKVEAVPLIREGREVARVWGVSYGQPEVRESPAPEFAAALADDSGDGWRIGLLHANVGGDPGHESYAPCSVDELAAVGIDLWLLGHVHGARFWNHRGVHFLYPGTSQGRHRREKGPKGCYILTLGPNGVEAEFRATDSVRWEDIEISIDGITGEEELFQVLDDRLEKVRKAAGRPVIVDVRFVGRGPVAGLLRREGFLEEWQSESRSRWFGDGHDVWINRMDAVVGGERKLKKWLDEPTFVGELLRYVKERRDSGQWEAEAQEVLGTVMRFFQRRGEPEDWIDVEDWTDRAVERLLDELVAEGES, from the coding sequence GTGGATAGGCTGAAACTGGTTCATTGTGCAGATCTTCACCTGGATAGCCCTTTTATAGGGCTGGAAGGGGAAGACTCGGCTTTACAGGATCGGTTGTACAAAGCGACTTTCGACTCGTTCTCCCGGATCGTCGATGTATGTCTGCGAGAGAAGGCCGACGCCTTGATGGTGGGGGGCGATGTCTACGATCGGGAGACCCGCAGCCTCCGGGCCCAATTGCGCTTTCGCGATGAACTGGCGCGGTTATCCCAGGCGCACATCCCAGTTTTTGTCATTCACGGGAACCACGACCCGTTGTCGGGGTGGAGTCATCGATTAACGTGGCCCGAAGGCGTCCACGTTTTTGGTCCGAAGGTAGAAGCTGTGCCCCTGATTCGGGAAGGACGCGAGGTGGCACGGGTCTGGGGCGTGAGCTATGGGCAGCCTGAGGTGCGGGAGAGCCCTGCTCCGGAATTCGCGGCGGCGCTGGCGGATGATTCGGGAGACGGGTGGCGGATCGGGCTTCTTCACGCCAACGTCGGCGGGGATCCAGGACACGAGTCTTATGCCCCCTGTTCCGTGGACGAACTGGCCGCCGTGGGCATCGATCTGTGGCTGCTCGGACACGTTCACGGAGCCCGGTTTTGGAATCACCGAGGAGTCCACTTTCTCTACCCGGGTACATCCCAAGGCCGGCACCGCCGGGAGAAGGGGCCGAAAGGATGTTATATCCTCACCCTGGGGCCAAACGGGGTGGAGGCGGAGTTTCGCGCCACCGACTCAGTGCGTTGGGAAGACATCGAAATTTCCATTGATGGGATAACCGGAGAAGAGGAACTGTTTCAAGTTCTGGACGATCGCTTGGAAAAGGTACGGAAGGCGGCCGGGCGGCCGGTGATTGTCGATGTGCGTTTCGTCGGCCGAGGGCCCGTGGCCGGGTTGCTCCGGCGCGAAGGGTTTCTGGAAGAATGGCAGTCGGAGAGCCGCTCTCGCTGGTTTGGCGATGGCCACGACGTGTGGATCAATCGGATGGATGCGGTCGTGGGCGGCGAGCGCAAGTTGAAGAAGTGGCTGGACGAACCTACCTTTGTCGGCGAGTTGTTGCGCTATGTCAAGGAGCGGCGGGACTCCGGACAGTGGGAGGCAGAAGCCCAGGAAGTGCTTGGCACGGTCATGCGATTCTTTCAGCGCCGGGGCGAGCCGGAGGATTGGATCGATGTGGAAGATTGGACGGATCGGGCTGTGGAGCGGTTGTTGGATGAGTTGGTGGCGGAAGGAGAATCGTGA
- a CDS encoding prolipoprotein diacylglyceryl transferase family protein has product MLELLGGIHIGPLFLPYRLVGLILAVLAGAWAMRRGPWIDPEARTPRDRSVDEMALTAYWNAVVVGLLGYRFAGLLLTPAAWWDEPGRALLSAPPSGSVWVAGVLAGAALVLTALRQRISMEAVLDRILPSLLLSGAFYSFFALDVGTATTLPWGLPLGDTSHHPVNIYRAILLLTAFFIVWIAVSRQRTRPAPSPGVRTLRPSGLAVFLLGAALLTAGYADRPGPLYLGLRPDQWGSVACVVFGALCISRMQKA; this is encoded by the coding sequence TTGTTGGAACTCCTGGGCGGCATACATATCGGGCCATTGTTCCTGCCTTATCGGCTTGTCGGCCTCATCCTCGCCGTCCTCGCCGGAGCCTGGGCGATGCGGCGGGGGCCGTGGATCGATCCCGAGGCGCGGACTCCCCGGGACCGAAGTGTGGACGAAATGGCCCTTACCGCATATTGGAACGCGGTCGTAGTAGGACTTCTCGGTTATCGCTTCGCTGGCCTGCTCCTCACCCCCGCCGCGTGGTGGGACGAGCCGGGGCGCGCCCTGCTTTCCGCCCCGCCTTCCGGAAGCGTATGGGTAGCCGGCGTGCTGGCCGGCGCCGCTCTTGTCCTGACGGCGCTCAGACAAAGAATATCTATGGAGGCCGTTTTGGATCGGATCCTGCCGTCTCTGCTCCTCTCCGGGGCTTTTTACAGCTTTTTCGCCCTCGACGTGGGAACCGCCACCACCTTGCCATGGGGCCTGCCCCTGGGAGACACCAGCCACCACCCCGTCAACATCTACCGGGCCATCCTCTTACTAACGGCCTTTTTCATCGTGTGGATAGCTGTATCTCGACAGCGAACCCGACCGGCGCCCTCTCCCGGCGTCCGCACTTTGCGTCCCTCCGGCCTCGCGGTTTTCCTTCTCGGAGCCGCCCTTCTCACAGCCGGTTACGCCGATCGCCCCGGCCCTCTCTATTTGGGATTGCGCCCAGACCAATGGGGCAGTGTCGCTTGTGTGGTCTTCGGCGCCCTGTGTATCTCCCGGATGCAAAAAGCCTAG
- a CDS encoding manganese efflux pump MntP, whose product MLEEILVSPAIVYSETALMAVALAADVFAVSLKLGLQGVSRRERGRFELAVTMFHIFLPALGLELGRRLHGRFGDLILPVGMIAFFLLGAHTISQGWRHRHERWALSGPMVALALAASIDAFTAAMALSFTGVLAWAVIPVLGITAWGAARTGFALGYRAGSRWGWRAELIGGGLLIAMGLYMLKGLI is encoded by the coding sequence ATGTTGGAAGAGATTCTCGTCTCGCCCGCCATCGTGTACAGCGAGACCGCTCTCATGGCCGTGGCACTAGCTGCCGATGTTTTCGCGGTGAGCCTTAAACTCGGGCTGCAAGGGGTATCGCGGCGCGAACGAGGGCGATTCGAACTGGCCGTCACAATGTTTCACATTTTTCTACCGGCCCTGGGGCTGGAGCTCGGTCGGCGCCTGCACGGACGATTTGGCGATCTCATCCTCCCCGTTGGCATGATTGCATTTTTCCTGCTTGGCGCGCACACCATCTCTCAAGGGTGGAGGCACCGCCATGAGCGCTGGGCGTTGTCGGGGCCTATGGTGGCACTGGCATTAGCTGCGAGCATCGATGCCTTTACGGCGGCGATGGCCCTCAGTTTTACGGGGGTTTTGGCGTGGGCCGTGATCCCGGTTCTGGGGATCACCGCTTGGGGTGCCGCCCGCACGGGCTTTGCGCTAGGATATAGGGCCGGATCCCGATGGGGGTGGCGGGCGGAGTTGATCGGCGGTGGTCTGCTCATTGCGATGGGTCTTTACATGTTGAAAGGTTTGATCTAG
- a CDS encoding glycosyltransferase produces MRVAFVVYFALSGRGGIENVTGTVIRALEGRGDATHLLLFGDLKDRSWLTDFPGELTGVGPGRKIAKLVRGFFRLARWDPDAVVALDKKALVWARLFSLLRFRRIPVASWLHFSLTTMRQNFILKTADFHLAISSDMARQIERVDGRHPIYLIYNPVPPARRVVPRPTTATFVYVGRLMVEGQKRVADFLRALAAVDGDWQAVVIGDGDEKETLVAFARDLGIDSRIRWTGWVSDPWSALAAASALVLTSAYEGFGMVLAEAMAHGIPCVSSDCPVGPRDIVKPGVNGWLYPVGEIQQLAEILQRIVRDPGILPSPEVVQESVARFRVDRVVDAMRQALVTEVRR; encoded by the coding sequence ATGCGAGTGGCTTTTGTTGTTTATTTTGCCTTATCGGGGCGGGGCGGGATCGAGAATGTGACCGGGACGGTGATCCGAGCCCTTGAGGGGCGCGGGGATGCCACACACTTGCTGCTGTTCGGCGACCTTAAAGACCGGTCTTGGTTGACCGACTTTCCGGGTGAGCTAACAGGGGTGGGGCCGGGGAGGAAGATTGCGAAGCTCGTCCGCGGTTTTTTTCGTCTGGCGAGGTGGGACCCCGACGCAGTCGTCGCCTTGGATAAAAAGGCGCTGGTGTGGGCCAGGCTTTTCTCCTTGCTCCGTTTCCGCCGGATTCCCGTCGCATCGTGGCTTCATTTTTCCCTGACGACCATGCGGCAAAATTTTATTCTTAAGACAGCGGATTTTCACCTCGCCATCAGTTCGGACATGGCCCGGCAAATTGAACGGGTTGATGGGAGGCACCCGATCTACTTGATTTATAATCCCGTTCCGCCGGCCAGGCGTGTCGTTCCCCGGCCGACAACGGCGACTTTTGTCTACGTGGGCAGGCTGATGGTGGAAGGGCAAAAACGGGTGGCGGATTTTCTTCGGGCCTTGGCCGCGGTGGATGGGGATTGGCAGGCCGTGGTGATCGGAGACGGCGATGAGAAGGAGACCTTGGTTGCGTTTGCCCGGGATCTTGGCATCGATTCCCGGATCCGCTGGACGGGGTGGGTCAGCGATCCTTGGAGTGCCTTGGCGGCCGCATCGGCGCTGGTGTTGACCTCGGCATATGAGGGGTTTGGGATGGTGCTCGCCGAGGCCATGGCCCACGGCATTCCCTGCGTCAGTTCGGATTGTCCCGTCGGGCCGAGAGATATCGTTAAGCCCGGCGTCAACGGTTGGCTGTATCCCGTGGGGGAGATTCAGCAACTGGCGGAGATCCTGCAGCGGATCGTCCGGGATCCCGGGATTCTGCCAAGCCCCGAAGTGGTTCAAGAGTCGGTGGCCCGGTTTCGCGTCGATCGCGTGGTGGATGCCATGAGGCAGGCCCTGGTCACAGAGGTTCGGCGCTAG
- a CDS encoding glycosyltransferase family 2 protein produces MKPLVSVIIPTYNVGRYIEGALRSALGQTLGDLEVLVVDDASTDDTVARVKAHADPRVRLFVNEGNKGPSFSRNRAIAESRGEWIAVLDGDDWWAEDRLARLYETAAREKADLVCDDLYFIEDGAELPWTTLFRERGLPPTEGRVTLEPFIRWDLGLVKPFMHRQRLVESGVRYPEALRFGEDFVFLFTWLRRGASMWLVPEAYYYYRNRGESLVHDKIPLHQQVYDIAVELLAKVDRSREREVYRALSDRASHARQLVDYYRVVQPLKEKKIHLALAEALKNPRVIVSFLRLAPGVLRYHLAHRQESGGAKEGSPLHLP; encoded by the coding sequence ATGAAACCTTTGGTTTCGGTGATCATCCCCACGTACAATGTGGGGCGGTATATCGAAGGGGCCCTTCGTTCCGCCCTTGGGCAGACGCTGGGGGATCTGGAAGTTTTGGTGGTGGATGACGCCTCGACAGATGATACCGTGGCCCGGGTGAAGGCCCACGCCGACCCCCGCGTCCGCCTGTTTGTCAACGAAGGGAACAAGGGGCCGTCTTTCAGCCGCAACCGGGCCATCGCAGAGTCCCGGGGGGAGTGGATCGCCGTTTTGGACGGGGACGATTGGTGGGCGGAGGACCGTTTGGCGCGGCTGTACGAAACCGCCGCGCGGGAGAAAGCCGATCTTGTCTGTGATGACCTCTATTTTATTGAGGACGGGGCGGAGCTTCCGTGGACCACGTTGTTCCGGGAGCGGGGCCTACCGCCGACTGAGGGCCGGGTCACGTTAGAGCCATTTATCCGGTGGGACCTTGGGCTCGTGAAACCCTTCATGCATCGACAACGGCTGGTTGAATCGGGGGTTCGATACCCAGAAGCGCTGCGTTTTGGCGAGGATTTTGTGTTTTTGTTCACGTGGTTGCGGCGAGGGGCTTCCATGTGGTTGGTCCCGGAGGCGTACTACTACTATCGAAATCGCGGGGAATCTCTGGTTCATGATAAAATTCCTCTTCACCAGCAGGTCTATGACATTGCCGTGGAGCTGCTCGCCAAGGTGGACCGGTCAAGGGAGCGGGAGGTCTACCGGGCTTTGTCAGATCGCGCGAGTCATGCCCGGCAGCTGGTGGACTACTACCGAGTTGTCCAACCTCTCAAGGAGAAAAAGATTCACCTCGCCTTGGCCGAGGCGCTGAAAAACCCCAGGGTCATTGTGTCCTTCCTGCGGCTCGCTCCGGGGGTGCTGCGATATCACTTGGCTCATCGCCAGGAAAGCGGCGGAGCCAAGGAAGGGTCGCCGCTCCACCTGCCCTGA
- a CDS encoding class I SAM-dependent methyltransferase — protein sequence MTLFDQKAESYDDFCRTPLGHFVDAVERSLIGEMARPRAGESAVDLGCGTGSYTYWLHELGLSVSGVDLSEEMLEVARRKGDGRVPFIRADITHLPFQPDSFDLALSNVTLEFVADPKAALHEAYRVVKPGGRLVVGFIAKLGPWAEQYSKRGREDATSVYHGARFFSYEEAVEIGPCIPEQVRFGLYVSPREFTDEASAWSLEMRRRVSQDEAGAGFMVVRWRKRG from the coding sequence ATGACGCTGTTTGATCAGAAGGCTGAATCCTACGATGACTTTTGCCGCACGCCCCTGGGACATTTTGTCGATGCGGTGGAACGCAGCCTCATCGGAGAAATGGCGCGGCCCCGGGCCGGCGAATCGGCCGTCGACCTGGGGTGCGGCACAGGTTCGTACACCTATTGGCTGCACGAGCTCGGGTTATCGGTGAGCGGGGTCGATTTATCGGAAGAAATGCTGGAAGTCGCCCGGCGCAAAGGGGATGGGCGCGTGCCCTTTATCCGGGCGGATATCACCCATCTGCCGTTTCAGCCGGACAGCTTTGATCTGGCGCTGTCAAATGTGACTCTCGAGTTTGTCGCCGATCCGAAGGCGGCATTGCACGAGGCCTACCGGGTTGTTAAACCGGGCGGGCGATTGGTGGTGGGGTTTATTGCAAAATTGGGCCCCTGGGCGGAACAATACTCAAAACGAGGGCGGGAAGATGCCACCAGTGTCTATCACGGCGCACGGTTTTTCTCTTATGAAGAGGCCGTGGAAATCGGTCCCTGTATACCGGAGCAGGTGCGGTTCGGACTGTATGTCAGCCCAAGGGAATTCACAGACGAGGCTTCGGCCTGGTCTCTGGAAATGAGGCGAAGGGTGTCCCAAGATGAAGCTGGGGCCGGGTTTATGGTGGTGCGCTGGCGCAAACGGGGATAG
- a CDS encoding MFS transporter: protein MGGLGLLRSRWVQIALLVIVNLFVGGMVGLERTVLPLVAQQDFGIAGKSAAVAFIISFGVVKALSNLFAGRIADLFGRKRLLVAGWVVGLPVPFLVMFASNWGWVIFANVLLGINQGFTWSMTVNMKIDLAGPRFRGLVLGLNEFAGYSAISITALVSGYVAAVYGVRPQPFYLGVAYALAGLLLSSFLVKDTTTLSKTVAGSSLPLGRAFAIATWQNKPLLSASQAGFMTNFKDGMIWGLLPLFLNAHFLDIAAVGTIVALYPGTWGLLQLATGPLSDRFGRTWLIILGMLIQGGAILWIVFTQGFALWSVGSILLGIGTAMVYPTLLAAVADHSEAEWRASALGVYRFWRDFGYAVGALVSGLLADALGISTSMGIVGGLVIASGFVAALWLRDVETGVAR from the coding sequence GTGGGGGGCCTCGGTCTCTTGCGAAGTCGTTGGGTGCAAATCGCGCTCCTCGTGATTGTCAATCTATTCGTCGGAGGCATGGTCGGTCTTGAGCGGACCGTCTTGCCGTTGGTTGCGCAACAGGATTTCGGGATTGCGGGCAAAAGCGCGGCCGTCGCCTTTATTATCAGTTTTGGCGTCGTCAAGGCTCTGTCCAACCTGTTTGCCGGCCGCATCGCGGATCTTTTTGGTCGGAAACGGCTTTTGGTCGCCGGGTGGGTGGTCGGTCTGCCTGTGCCCTTCCTAGTCATGTTTGCCTCGAACTGGGGCTGGGTGATTTTTGCCAACGTCCTTCTTGGCATCAATCAGGGCTTCACTTGGTCCATGACGGTGAACATGAAAATCGATTTGGCCGGTCCTCGGTTTCGGGGCTTGGTCCTCGGCCTCAACGAGTTTGCCGGGTATTCCGCCATTTCCATCACGGCCCTGGTGTCCGGATATGTAGCTGCGGTGTACGGGGTGCGGCCACAGCCTTTTTACTTGGGTGTCGCTTATGCCCTGGCCGGGCTCTTGTTGTCAAGCTTCCTGGTGAAGGATACCACCACCCTATCCAAGACTGTGGCGGGGTCTTCCCTCCCCCTCGGGCGCGCCTTTGCGATTGCGACTTGGCAAAACAAACCGCTCCTCAGCGCCAGTCAGGCCGGGTTCATGACCAATTTTAAGGACGGCATGATATGGGGACTGCTCCCGTTGTTTCTCAATGCTCATTTCTTGGACATCGCGGCGGTGGGGACGATTGTCGCCTTGTACCCCGGGACCTGGGGACTGCTGCAATTGGCGACGGGACCTTTGAGCGACCGGTTCGGACGCACCTGGTTGATCATCCTGGGGATGCTCATTCAGGGCGGGGCGATTCTGTGGATCGTGTTTACTCAGGGGTTCGCTCTCTGGTCCGTCGGCTCCATATTGCTCGGCATCGGGACCGCGATGGTCTATCCGACCTTGCTCGCTGCTGTGGCCGATCATTCCGAAGCGGAGTGGCGGGCTTCGGCGCTGGGGGTGTATCGGTTCTGGAGGGATTTTGGCTACGCGGTCGGTGCCCTCGTGTCCGGCCTCTTGGCCGATGCTCTGGGTATCTCCACGTCGATGGGCATTGTAGGGGGACTCGTCATCGCCTCGGGTTTCGTGGCGGCGTTGTGGTTGAGAGACGTCGAAACGGGTGTGGCGAGATGA
- a CDS encoding MBL fold metallo-hydrolase → MIFRQYLHQDPVAASYLFGCGSESQGAVVDPVDDVEFYIQEAERIGLNIRYVFDTHIHADHISGGRRLAERTGAKYVLHRSADANYRFDPVDDGDVLFAGNTKIQILYTPGHTPEHISLLVSGLRRADAPWFVLTGHTLMVGDAGRTELASSLEEGARDLYESLFGKLMKLEDHIEVYPGAYSGSVCGRNLSGKPVSTIGFERRFNVALQPRSLEEFIAFMTRDVPPKPSDYERIRRANAGQ, encoded by the coding sequence ATGATTTTTCGACAATACCTGCATCAGGACCCGGTTGCTGCATCCTACCTGTTCGGCTGCGGCAGTGAAAGTCAGGGCGCCGTTGTCGATCCGGTGGATGACGTCGAGTTTTATATCCAGGAGGCCGAGCGAATCGGGCTGAATATCCGCTACGTCTTTGATACCCATATTCATGCCGACCACATTTCGGGGGGCCGGCGATTGGCGGAACGAACCGGCGCGAAGTATGTGTTGCACCGCTCCGCCGATGCAAACTACAGGTTTGATCCTGTGGATGATGGGGATGTCCTATTCGCGGGCAATACGAAAATCCAAATTCTGTATACGCCGGGCCATACGCCGGAACACATTTCACTCCTCGTCTCTGGTCTTCGCCGCGCCGATGCCCCATGGTTTGTACTCACCGGGCACACGTTAATGGTTGGCGATGCAGGGCGTACGGAATTGGCTTCCAGTTTGGAGGAAGGAGCCAGAGACCTGTACGAGAGCCTATTCGGCAAGCTCATGAAATTGGAAGATCATATTGAGGTCTATCCCGGAGCCTACTCGGGTTCGGTCTGTGGGCGTAATCTGAGCGGTAAACCGGTGTCCACCATCGGGTTCGAACGTCGCTTCAACGTTGCTCTCCAGCCTCGTTCATTGGAAGAGTTTATCGCTTTCATGACCCGGGATGTACCTCCCAAACCATCCGATTACGAACGGATCCGACGCGCCAATGCCGGTCAATAA
- a CDS encoding ArsR/SmtB family transcription factor, translating to MAANSRPFKEAVYAELARLGKAMGNPRRMELLDLLSQGPKSVEALARETQQSLANVSQHLQTLLDARLVKFYKRGNYSVYQLADDRIMDLLLKVQELGEWLYRAIETERETWIQPLDSHMPLTADQLSVLMKDSDVVLIDVRPRDEYEFDHIPGAWSIPIEELEQTMAKLPKDKQIVAYCRGRYCLFAAEAVQILRRHGYRAVRVEQGVREWRRATSVSGGRIVR from the coding sequence ATGGCTGCGAACTCAAGGCCGTTTAAGGAAGCCGTATACGCCGAACTCGCGAGACTGGGGAAGGCCATGGGAAACCCACGGCGAATGGAACTTCTCGACTTGCTCTCCCAGGGACCGAAGTCGGTGGAGGCGCTGGCCCGGGAAACCCAGCAGAGTCTCGCCAACGTTTCTCAGCATCTTCAGACACTGTTGGATGCGCGCCTCGTGAAATTTTATAAACGGGGTAACTATTCCGTGTACCAACTTGCCGACGATCGCATTATGGATCTCCTCTTGAAAGTCCAGGAGCTCGGTGAGTGGTTATATCGCGCTATAGAAACCGAACGAGAGACCTGGATTCAACCATTGGATTCACACATGCCGCTAACTGCAGATCAACTCAGCGTCTTGATGAAAGACTCCGATGTGGTGCTCATCGATGTTCGGCCGCGGGATGAATACGAATTCGACCATATCCCCGGAGCTTGGTCGATCCCCATTGAGGAGTTGGAGCAAACCATGGCCAAGTTGCCGAAAGACAAGCAGATCGTGGCCTATTGCCGAGGGCGCTATTGCCTCTTTGCTGCTGAAGCGGTACAAATTCTGCGGCGTCACGGCTACCGGGCGGTCCGAGTGGAACAGGGCGTTCGGGAGTGGCGAAGAGCCACGTCAGTTTCCGGAGGGAGGATTGTAAGATGA
- a CDS encoding DHA2 family efflux MFS transporter permease subunit — translation MQKWLVLVVVVLGLSLDLLDMTIVEVAIPDIMNQFGADIHLVQYVVTAYMMTIGLVEPVTAYLAETRGMKKMYIVSLIVFILGSALCAESWSIESLIAFRVVQAVGGGMIMPLSLSIVQKVFAKEELPLAMGLMGIPLLIAPAVGPVLGGYLVEHVSWEWIFWLNIPVGIPAVIAAWVVLTEFETMHRKLDTPGFILSGIGFSSLLLAISNGPDEGWGSASIVGLFFLSVSCLTLFVWVEATVSEPLLDLRLFRHRIYTSATVVTFFLMMSLFGSLYLVPLFLQQLRNMGPVDTGLALIPEVLGAALLVPISALLLPRVGATWLTIAGVVVMTAGMMPLTSLEIGTDLQILKQHLAVVGCGLGLGIMPAVTLAYSTLPDALVNQGSAFLNLVRQIGSALGVSMLTTILQEKQPVYVTRYAETITLGSPAEQAWNQIGVSLQSLGHSAGEAQQLMMSLLVQSVEQAASVLAFHDAFFAAVVFGWLTIVPALFLYQNQRSKTKTSVGEALGGGQP, via the coding sequence TTGCAGAAATGGCTCGTGCTCGTGGTGGTGGTCCTGGGATTGTCGTTGGATTTGCTGGATATGACCATTGTGGAAGTCGCGATACCGGATATCATGAACCAATTCGGCGCCGATATTCACTTGGTCCAATACGTGGTTACCGCGTACATGATGACCATTGGGCTGGTGGAACCGGTGACCGCTTATTTGGCCGAAACCCGCGGTATGAAGAAAATGTACATTGTAAGTCTGATCGTGTTTATTCTGGGGTCCGCGTTGTGCGCCGAATCGTGGAGCATTGAGTCGTTGATCGCTTTTCGCGTTGTTCAGGCGGTGGGCGGAGGCATGATTATGCCCTTGTCGTTGTCCATTGTCCAGAAAGTCTTCGCTAAAGAGGAATTGCCGTTGGCCATGGGCTTGATGGGCATTCCCCTGTTGATCGCTCCGGCTGTCGGACCCGTGTTGGGGGGATACCTGGTCGAACATGTCAGCTGGGAATGGATTTTTTGGCTGAACATTCCCGTCGGCATACCGGCCGTGATCGCCGCGTGGGTTGTCCTGACAGAATTTGAAACGATGCACAGAAAACTTGACACGCCCGGATTCATTCTGTCGGGCATCGGGTTTTCGAGCCTGCTGCTTGCCATCAGCAACGGTCCGGACGAGGGATGGGGCTCTGCGTCCATTGTCGGTCTGTTTTTCCTTTCCGTTTCCTGCCTCACCCTCTTTGTGTGGGTGGAGGCAACCGTCTCGGAACCACTGTTGGATCTGCGCCTCTTCCGCCACCGCATTTACACGTCCGCCACCGTCGTGACCTTTTTTCTCATGATGAGTCTCTTTGGAAGTCTGTACTTAGTCCCCTTGTTTCTGCAACAATTGCGGAATATGGGACCTGTCGATACCGGACTGGCCCTGATTCCCGAAGTGCTGGGAGCAGCCCTGCTGGTCCCGATCAGCGCCCTGCTTCTCCCCCGAGTGGGCGCCACGTGGTTGACCATCGCCGGCGTGGTGGTCATGACCGCAGGGATGATGCCTTTGACAAGTCTCGAAATCGGGACCGACCTCCAGATTCTGAAGCAACATCTGGCCGTGGTCGGCTGCGGCCTGGGACTGGGCATCATGCCGGCCGTCACCCTCGCCTACAGTACCCTCCCCGACGCTCTGGTGAATCAGGGTTCGGCATTTCTCAACCTCGTCCGGCAGATCGGCAGTGCGCTGGGGGTTTCGATGTTGACAACCATTCTTCAGGAGAAGCAGCCCGTGTACGTGACCCGATATGCCGAGACCATCACCTTGGGATCTCCCGCGGAGCAAGCGTGGAATCAGATCGGGGTTTCTTTGCAGAGCCTGGGCCATTCGGCGGGGGAGGCCCAGCAGTTGATGATGTCCCTTTTGGTTCAATCGGTGGAGCAGGCGGCGTCCGTTCTCGCGTTTCACGATGCCTTTTTCGCGGCGGTGGTGTTCGGTTGGCTGACCATAGTGCCGGCTCTTTTTCTCTATCAAAATCAAAGATCAAAGACGAAAACGAGCGTGGGCGAAGCGCTGGGCGGGGGCCAACCATAA
- a CDS encoding helix-turn-helix domain-containing protein, producing MSLTRRRKQFLHHLMDVYQQTTRPVHYRTLASDMGVSQWTAYDMLRELEKLGYLSRDYIHDHGGVGRSRIVFVPTEKAVQLISRVCENRSTPAGWSEMEGRMIGLLQELRHAEMGPAVSRLIETVSHMPSGVTFCLSLLGLLTLFLGHAEEVIKTTVEQVILSLDQPRARILVFIGTMLGIVIQTVSDELEREMSRLIGRALSCVQELSDGELVGLVNFLSRALQQVQ from the coding sequence GTGTCCCTGACGAGACGGCGGAAACAATTTCTGCATCATCTGATGGATGTTTATCAACAAACCACCCGGCCCGTTCATTACAGAACCTTGGCCAGTGACATGGGAGTGAGCCAGTGGACGGCTTACGACATGTTGCGGGAATTGGAGAAATTAGGATATTTATCTCGGGACTACATCCACGACCACGGAGGGGTGGGAAGATCGCGGATCGTTTTCGTGCCTACCGAAAAGGCTGTTCAACTGATCTCCCGGGTTTGTGAGAACCGATCGACCCCCGCCGGATGGAGCGAGATGGAGGGCCGGATGATCGGTTTACTTCAAGAATTGCGACATGCAGAGATGGGACCCGCCGTGAGCCGCCTCATCGAGACCGTCTCCCATATGCCGAGTGGCGTCACGTTTTGCCTTTCATTGTTGGGACTGCTGACCCTTTTCCTCGGTCATGCAGAAGAAGTCATAAAAACGACCGTGGAACAAGTCATCTTGAGTCTCGACCAACCGCGGGCGCGCATCCTCGTTTTCATTGGCACCATGCTGGGAATCGTGATCCAGACCGTGAGCGATGAACTCGAACGGGAGATGTCCCGTCTGATCGGCCGAGCCCTCAGCTGTGTACAGGAACTGTCGGACGGCGAACTGGTTGGTTTGGTCAACTTTCTGTCCAGGGCGCTTCAGCAAGTCCAATGA